Proteins from a single region of Nocardioides anomalus:
- a CDS encoding IclR family transcriptional regulator domain-containing protein: MSDEEEGTGRHRDFVQSLERGLAIIRVFDADHPRLTVSEIAQSAGLTRAAVRRFLFTLTELGYVQPHRNGYELTPQVLELGYSYLSALTFPEVALPHLEKLVADTGEASEGAILDRDDVVYVVRVPGPALMTISVSVGARNPAYSTALGRVLLAHLPPAKLDAVLEKAELKPMLPNTITDKTALRAELARVREQGFALVNQELEIGLVAVAVPIRDRHGQTRAAINLSTHIGRQTPEAMRDLVPRVQQAAADIELGLRHSISWAD, encoded by the coding sequence GTGAGCGACGAGGAGGAGGGCACCGGTCGGCACCGGGACTTCGTGCAGTCGCTGGAGCGCGGGCTGGCGATCATCCGCGTCTTCGACGCCGACCACCCGCGGCTGACCGTCTCCGAGATCGCGCAGTCGGCCGGCCTCACCCGGGCCGCCGTCCGCCGCTTCCTCTTCACCCTCACCGAGCTCGGCTACGTGCAGCCGCACCGCAACGGCTACGAGCTCACGCCGCAGGTGCTCGAGCTCGGCTACTCCTACCTCTCCGCGCTGACCTTCCCCGAGGTCGCGCTCCCCCACCTGGAGAAGCTGGTGGCGGACACGGGCGAGGCGAGCGAGGGCGCGATCCTGGACCGCGACGACGTCGTGTACGTCGTGCGCGTGCCCGGTCCGGCGCTGATGACCATCTCGGTGAGCGTCGGCGCCCGCAACCCGGCGTACTCCACCGCCCTGGGCCGGGTCCTGCTGGCGCACCTGCCGCCGGCCAAGCTGGACGCCGTCCTCGAGAAGGCCGAGCTCAAGCCGATGCTGCCCAACACCATCACCGACAAGACCGCGCTGCGCGCGGAGCTGGCCCGGGTCCGCGAGCAGGGCTTCGCGCTGGTCAACCAGGAGCTGGAGATCGGGCTGGTCGCCGTGGCCGTGCCGATCCGCGACCGGCACGGGCAGACCCGCGCCGCCATCAACCTCTCCACCCACATCGGCCGGCAGACCCCCGAGGCGATGCGCGACCTGGTCCCGCGGGTCCAGCAGGCGGCCGCCGACATCGAGCTCGGCCTGCGCCACTCGATCAGCTGGGCCGACTGA
- a CDS encoding SDR family NAD(P)-dependent oxidoreductase: MSGELTGRTVLLTGASGGIGAVTAQALLAAGADVLAHYRSDREAAERAVGGASGATLVCGDLATPASARALWRDAEAVRPVDVLVLNAATMAETPFDGDDAAWDAGWEQLLAVNVVGAGTLLREAVRAFAGRGGGTAVVVSSWAAEQGSRILDVSGYAASKAAIRNLAQTLARHFAAAGVRIYVVAPGVVDTGMGVAGQSADQQEAVAAGLAMGSLVPATEVADLITYLVSDRCPSLTGATVDLNGASYVR, from the coding sequence GTGAGCGGGGAGCTGACCGGACGCACGGTCCTGCTCACCGGCGCCTCCGGCGGCATCGGCGCTGTGACCGCGCAGGCCCTGCTCGCCGCGGGCGCCGACGTGCTCGCGCACTACCGCTCCGACCGCGAGGCGGCCGAGCGCGCCGTCGGCGGGGCGAGCGGCGCCACGCTGGTCTGCGGCGACCTGGCCACGCCGGCGTCCGCCCGCGCTCTCTGGCGCGACGCGGAGGCGGTGCGCCCGGTCGACGTGCTGGTCCTCAACGCCGCGACCATGGCCGAGACGCCGTTCGACGGCGACGACGCGGCGTGGGACGCCGGCTGGGAGCAGCTGCTCGCGGTCAACGTCGTCGGCGCCGGCACGCTGCTGCGCGAGGCCGTGCGCGCCTTCGCCGGCCGCGGCGGCGGCACGGCCGTGGTCGTCTCCAGCTGGGCGGCCGAGCAGGGCTCGCGCATCCTCGACGTCAGCGGGTACGCCGCCTCCAAGGCCGCGATCCGCAACCTGGCGCAGACCCTGGCCCGGCACTTCGCCGCGGCGGGGGTGCGGATCTACGTGGTGGCCCCGGGCGTCGTGGACACCGGCATGGGGGTCGCCGGCCAGTCCGCGGACCAGCAGGAGGCCGTGGCCGCCGGGCTGGCGATGGGGAGCCTGGTCCCGGCCACCGAGGTCGCCGACCTCATCACCTACCTGGTCTCCGACCGTTGCCCTAGTCTCACGGGGGCCACCGTGGACCTCAACGGAGCGTCGTATGTCCGCTAG
- a CDS encoding SDR family oxidoreductase: protein MSTPQLLPGRRVLVTGGGRGIGAAAVERFAAMGARGAALDLAGTSWSLPDGWVGLDCDVTDEEQVAGAVDAAVTGLDGLDGVVAAAGVVPSWQQPADLDLADLDRVLAVNVRGVAATLKHAGPRLGEGGSVAVVGSLNSWRGDPRIWSYAASKHAVLGLVRSAALALGAAGVRVNCVGPGPVATDALLGRMADRATATSTSPDAALEAAAAQTALGRIATTDDVVNALAFLLSDLAAGITGQLLPVDGGLL, encoded by the coding sequence GTGAGCACCCCGCAGCTGCTGCCCGGGCGGCGGGTGCTGGTCACCGGCGGCGGCCGGGGCATCGGCGCGGCCGCCGTCGAGCGCTTCGCCGCCATGGGCGCGCGTGGTGCCGCCCTCGACCTGGCCGGCACGTCGTGGTCACTGCCCGACGGCTGGGTCGGACTGGACTGCGACGTGACCGACGAGGAGCAGGTGGCCGGCGCGGTCGACGCGGCGGTGACCGGCCTCGACGGGCTCGACGGCGTCGTGGCCGCGGCGGGCGTCGTGCCGTCGTGGCAGCAGCCGGCCGACCTCGACCTGGCCGACCTGGACCGGGTGCTCGCGGTCAACGTGCGCGGTGTGGCCGCCACCCTCAAGCACGCCGGCCCGCGACTGGGCGAAGGCGGTTCGGTCGCGGTGGTGGGCTCGCTGAACTCCTGGCGCGGGGATCCGCGGATCTGGTCCTACGCCGCGAGCAAGCACGCCGTGCTCGGCCTGGTCCGCTCGGCCGCCCTGGCTCTCGGGGCAGCCGGTGTGCGCGTCAACTGCGTCGGGCCCGGCCCGGTCGCCACCGACGCGCTGCTCGGCCGGATGGCCGACCGGGCGACAGCCACCTCGACCTCACCCGACGCCGCGCTGGAGGCAGCGGCCGCGCAGACCGCGCTGGGCCGGATCGCGACCACCGACGACGTCGTCAACGCCCTGGCCTTCCTCCTCAGCGACCTCGCCGCAGGCATCACCGGGCAGCTGCTGCCCGTGGACGGCGGGCTGCTGTGA
- a CDS encoding TIGR03619 family F420-dependent LLM class oxidoreductase, which produces MPIALGAKLPHTGATDPTSIPDRARGLEDAGFDSLWVSDHVVMPMHIGSYYPFAEDGRAPWTGDIPYVETLVAMTAAAAVTERVRIGSAVLVLPQRNPVLLAKQVASLDALSGGRIELGVGAGWLREEFEALGEPFEERGARLEEWVNVLRACWTGSPGPRDGLYPLADGLVQLPVPAHPVPVLVGGHTKAAFRRAGTLGDGWLAQQAVPALDVAHLAQEMDAVRAHARRVDRDPGALRFTLRLVESAGREADVAAHLEALAEAGVHEVIVDVDPDAGPVAVHDTLRAAAR; this is translated from the coding sequence GTGCCGATCGCCCTCGGAGCCAAGCTCCCCCACACCGGAGCCACGGATCCCACGTCGATCCCCGACCGCGCACGCGGTCTCGAGGACGCCGGCTTCGACTCGCTGTGGGTGAGCGACCACGTGGTCATGCCCATGCACATCGGGTCCTACTACCCCTTCGCCGAGGACGGCCGGGCGCCGTGGACCGGCGACATCCCGTACGTCGAGACGCTGGTGGCGATGACGGCCGCGGCCGCCGTGACCGAGCGGGTGCGCATCGGCAGCGCGGTCCTGGTCCTGCCCCAGCGCAACCCGGTGCTGCTGGCCAAGCAGGTCGCGAGCCTGGACGCGCTGAGCGGTGGTCGCATCGAGCTCGGCGTCGGCGCCGGGTGGCTGCGCGAGGAGTTCGAGGCGCTGGGCGAGCCGTTCGAGGAGCGTGGCGCCCGGCTCGAGGAGTGGGTGAACGTGCTCCGTGCCTGCTGGACCGGCAGCCCCGGCCCCCGCGACGGGCTCTACCCGCTGGCCGACGGGCTCGTGCAGCTCCCGGTCCCGGCGCACCCCGTGCCCGTGCTCGTCGGCGGTCACACCAAGGCGGCCTTCCGCCGGGCCGGGACGCTGGGCGACGGCTGGCTGGCCCAGCAGGCGGTGCCGGCCCTCGACGTCGCGCACCTCGCCCAGGAGATGGACGCCGTGCGTGCCCACGCCCGGCGGGTGGACCGCGATCCCGGCGCGCTGCGCTTCACCCTGCGGCTGGTCGAGTCGGCCGGTCGCGAGGCCGACGTGGCCGCCCACCTCGAGGCGCTGGCCGAGGCCGGCGTGCACGAGGTCATCGTCGACGTCGACCCGGACGCCGGTCCGGTCGCCGTGCACGACACGCTCCGCGCGGCGGCCCGGTGA
- a CDS encoding VOC family protein encodes MVTTPRTERQFGTLSGLDHIGIGVSDVDAARAFYAELGFTDESFDYTGPLPGLAGVSGHDSTEARVLYLRAGTPTVLGRAGVKLVQILDRTPPPMPEGQAWGEPGICEVCVHVNGQADFHADLVARGHVNLMDPNEADLDPYQTHCGLSYVADPDGAKIELIEWSTLAAGWPLEEGPHGVNHVAFGVSDIERTRTFYQSLGFTGQLFESDGYFEPMHPWFGDRTPPRMRMMLLTNPIGGALEPVQHYPASPDMRGEWGHLGTFEFAIGARCLESAVEHLERLDVELVGEPVSLDVVGGGTWRYAYFRDPDDLYVCVTEVRA; translated from the coding sequence ATGGTGACCACACCCCGGACCGAGCGCCAGTTCGGCACCCTGTCCGGCCTCGACCACATCGGGATCGGCGTCTCCGACGTCGACGCAGCGCGCGCGTTCTACGCCGAGCTCGGCTTCACCGACGAGTCCTTCGACTACACCGGGCCGCTGCCCGGGCTGGCCGGCGTCAGCGGCCACGACAGCACCGAGGCGCGGGTGCTCTACCTGCGCGCCGGCACCCCGACCGTGCTCGGTCGCGCCGGCGTCAAGCTCGTGCAGATCCTCGACCGGACCCCACCGCCGATGCCCGAGGGCCAGGCGTGGGGCGAGCCCGGCATCTGCGAGGTCTGCGTCCACGTCAACGGCCAGGCCGACTTCCACGCGGACCTGGTCGCGCGGGGTCACGTCAACCTCATGGACCCCAACGAGGCCGACCTCGACCCCTACCAGACCCACTGCGGGCTGTCGTACGTCGCCGACCCGGACGGCGCGAAGATCGAGCTCATCGAGTGGTCGACCCTCGCGGCCGGCTGGCCGCTGGAGGAGGGGCCGCACGGCGTCAACCACGTCGCCTTCGGCGTCTCCGACATCGAGCGCACGCGCACCTTCTACCAGTCCCTCGGCTTCACCGGTCAGCTCTTCGAGTCCGACGGCTACTTCGAGCCGATGCACCCGTGGTTCGGTGACCGCACGCCGCCGCGGATGCGGATGATGCTGCTGACCAACCCCATCGGCGGCGCGCTGGAGCCGGTGCAGCACTACCCGGCGTCGCCGGACATGCGCGGGGAGTGGGGCCACCTCGGCACCTTCGAGTTCGCCATCGGCGCGCGCTGCCTGGAGTCGGCCGTCGAGCACCTCGAGCGCCTCGACGTCGAGCTGGTCGGCGAGCCGGTCAGCCTGGACGTGGTTGGCGGTGGCACCTGGCGCTACGCCTACTTCCGCGACCCCGACGACCTCTACGTCTGCGTCACGGAGGTGCGCGCGTGA
- a CDS encoding amino acid ABC transporter ATP-binding protein, whose translation MVKIRGLRKSFGPLEVLKGIDLDVHQGEHVVLFGPSGSGKSTVLRSINLLEPPDHGSVCVDGVEYGPGVAGAASVKRGRPMALRRKVGMVFQQFNLFPHLTALDNVALPLRSVKGMRSEPAMQRAAEYLRRVGLLERAGHYPGQLSGGQQQRVAIARALSLDPKVMLFDEPTSALDPELVGEVLRVMHELADEGMTMVVVTHELGFAREIGDLNVFMDQGVVVEQGSSELFDNPRNARTQDFIRAVR comes from the coding sequence GTGGTCAAGATCCGCGGGCTGCGCAAGTCCTTCGGCCCCTTGGAGGTGCTCAAGGGCATCGACCTGGACGTCCACCAGGGCGAGCACGTCGTGCTCTTCGGCCCGTCCGGCTCCGGCAAGTCCACGGTGCTGCGCAGCATCAACCTGCTCGAGCCGCCCGACCACGGCTCGGTCTGCGTCGACGGGGTCGAGTACGGGCCGGGCGTGGCCGGCGCGGCCTCGGTCAAGCGCGGCCGCCCGATGGCGCTGCGCCGCAAGGTCGGCATGGTCTTCCAGCAGTTCAACCTGTTCCCGCACCTCACCGCGCTGGACAACGTGGCGCTGCCGCTGCGTTCGGTGAAGGGGATGCGGTCCGAGCCCGCCATGCAGCGCGCCGCGGAGTACCTGCGCCGGGTCGGGCTCCTGGAGCGGGCCGGCCACTACCCGGGCCAGCTGTCCGGTGGTCAGCAGCAGCGCGTGGCCATCGCCCGGGCGCTCAGCCTGGATCCCAAGGTGATGCTCTTCGACGAGCCCACCTCCGCGCTGGACCCCGAGCTGGTCGGCGAGGTCCTCCGTGTCATGCACGAGCTGGCCGACGAGGGGATGACGATGGTGGTGGTGACCCACGAGCTCGGCTTCGCCCGGGAGATCGGGGACCTCAACGTGTTCATGGACCAGGGCGTCGTGGTCGAGCAGGGATCGAGCGAGCTGTTCGACAACCCGCGCAACGCCCGCACCCAGGACTTCATCCGGGCGGTGCGCTGA
- a CDS encoding amino acid ABC transporter permease — MGITDYDWGLIWDYKGDLWHGLLTALQVSVVALLVSLVAGLGLAMLRMGRAPLSWVAAIYINVFRGMPALVTVIWIYFGVSLLLGVNFTVFQAGVIALSLLYSAFMSEIFRAALQAVPPGHREAGQALGMRDTRIFFSIVVPQAFKIALPNIGSMFIGMIKDTSTFTVIGLLEVVRVTQNVNAQTFQPFVLYTAAAGIYVLVAFAVDLLFRLGESTLAAPPKGVVARGLRARKQRRIHALVSELA, encoded by the coding sequence ATGGGGATCACCGACTACGACTGGGGTCTGATCTGGGACTACAAGGGCGACCTCTGGCACGGTCTGCTCACCGCCCTGCAGGTCTCGGTCGTCGCGCTGCTCGTCTCGCTGGTCGCGGGCCTCGGCCTGGCCATGCTGCGGATGGGCCGGGCGCCGCTGTCGTGGGTGGCCGCGATCTACATCAACGTCTTCCGCGGCATGCCGGCCCTGGTGACGGTCATCTGGATCTACTTCGGCGTCTCGCTGCTGCTCGGGGTGAACTTCACCGTCTTCCAGGCCGGCGTCATCGCGCTGTCGCTGCTCTACAGCGCGTTCATGTCCGAGATCTTCCGCGCCGCCCTCCAGGCGGTGCCACCCGGTCACCGCGAGGCGGGGCAGGCGCTCGGCATGCGTGACACCCGGATCTTCTTCTCGATCGTGGTGCCGCAGGCGTTCAAGATCGCGCTGCCCAACATCGGCAGCATGTTCATCGGCATGATCAAGGACACCTCGACCTTCACCGTGATCGGCCTGCTCGAGGTGGTGCGCGTGACCCAGAACGTCAACGCCCAGACCTTCCAGCCGTTCGTCCTCTACACCGCGGCCGCCGGCATCTACGTGCTCGTGGCCTTCGCGGTCGACCTGCTCTTCCGGCTCGGGGAGAGCACGCTCGCGGCCCCGCCGAAGGGTGTCGTCGCGCGCGGCCTGCGCGCCCGCAAGCAGCGCCGCATCCACGCCCTGGTCAGCGAGCTGGCCTGA
- a CDS encoding transporter substrate-binding domain-containing protein, producing the protein MKRNSLWRRAAVIGTTMALAVGLAACGDDSDSGSDGGSGGGDSSSASGLMKDGTLTVGMNLQFEPEMYLDDNNQPAGYDVDLLNKLADDMGVKLDIVNLDFDGLIPGLQSKKFDMVSVGLTATDERKKVIDFSREYVPYVSVLAVPQDDDGPFTIDNYNTPDTRLTALQGSSGEQLAKDTFPNANVEGFSQQNAALLEVGTGRAQGSVLEDYILAQYIKSNPDQIKQADLPDPLAIGYGSWAVQKGNSALVDELNSFLCTAQNDGTLAEAYAKNFGVEDFPEMPAGC; encoded by the coding sequence ATGAAGCGGAACTCCCTGTGGCGCCGAGCGGCGGTCATCGGCACCACGATGGCGCTCGCCGTCGGACTCGCCGCCTGCGGTGACGACTCCGACTCGGGCTCGGACGGCGGCAGCGGTGGCGGCGACTCGTCGTCGGCCAGCGGCCTGATGAAGGACGGCACGCTCACCGTCGGCATGAACCTGCAGTTCGAGCCCGAGATGTACCTCGACGACAACAACCAGCCGGCCGGGTACGACGTCGACCTGCTGAACAAGCTCGCCGACGACATGGGCGTCAAGCTGGACATCGTGAACCTCGACTTCGACGGCCTCATCCCCGGCCTGCAGTCGAAGAAGTTCGACATGGTCTCGGTCGGCCTCACCGCCACCGACGAGCGCAAGAAGGTCATCGACTTCTCGCGCGAGTACGTCCCCTACGTGAGCGTCCTCGCGGTGCCCCAGGACGACGACGGCCCGTTCACCATCGACAACTACAACACGCCGGACACCCGCCTGACCGCCCTCCAGGGCTCGTCGGGCGAGCAGCTGGCCAAGGACACCTTCCCCAACGCCAACGTCGAGGGCTTCTCGCAGCAGAACGCCGCGCTGCTCGAGGTCGGGACCGGGCGGGCCCAGGGCTCGGTGCTGGAGGACTACATCCTCGCGCAGTACATCAAGTCCAACCCCGACCAGATCAAGCAGGCCGACCTGCCCGACCCGCTGGCCATCGGCTACGGCAGCTGGGCGGTCCAGAAGGGCAACAGCGCCCTGGTCGACGAGCTGAACTCGTTCCTGTGCACGGCGCAGAACGACGGGACGCTGGCCGAGGCGTACGCGAAGAACTTCGGGGTCGAGGACTTCCCCGAGATGCCGGCGGGGTGCTGA
- a CDS encoding FAD-dependent oxidoreductase has translation MPDDEQHLALLVVGGGPAGMSAARTAADAGMRVLLVDERPSLGGQIYKQPGPGTSIPDPAAADRSTRYGRSLIAAAEASGVRIALRTAVVAVEPEDDGFAVVLVEDGQHARTVRVPRLVLAPGAHDRPVAFPGWTLPGVVTAGGMQSMAKSQFVLPGRRMVFAGSGPVALAFPSQLAHYGAHIVAALEAGPAPRPGDVLRVGAAAWGNGVLLRDAARYRAGLLRHRVPVRYGRIVVRAEGAGRVEQVVHAAVDRDWRVLPGTEETVAADVLCVGYGFVPSLELLRLAGCETTFDEDLGGRVVRKDEWGRTSVPGVYAAGDGTGVEGSYVAIDEGVLAALGAAQDSQVLDRATADDQAREARRRLVRRRRLTRATHRLFRVGPGVYDLADDQTVVCRCENVRQREVVEAAAATDDVSVVKALTRAGMGPCQGRNCARHVAAVISRTSGRELSSVDFATPRMPVRPVPIAAMADAAVVDPGLFVAPDPQGER, from the coding sequence GTGCCTGACGACGAGCAGCACCTCGCGCTCCTGGTGGTCGGTGGCGGCCCGGCGGGCATGAGCGCCGCCCGCACCGCCGCCGACGCCGGGATGCGGGTGCTGCTCGTCGACGAGCGGCCGTCCCTGGGCGGCCAGATCTACAAGCAGCCGGGTCCGGGAACCTCCATCCCGGACCCGGCCGCGGCCGACCGCAGCACGCGGTACGGCCGCAGCCTCATCGCCGCCGCCGAGGCCAGCGGGGTGCGCATCGCCCTGCGGACCGCGGTGGTCGCGGTGGAGCCGGAGGACGACGGCTTCGCGGTCGTCCTCGTCGAGGACGGCCAGCACGCGCGCACCGTGCGCGTGCCGCGGCTGGTCCTCGCCCCCGGGGCGCACGACCGCCCGGTCGCGTTCCCCGGGTGGACGCTGCCCGGCGTGGTCACGGCCGGCGGCATGCAGTCGATGGCCAAGAGCCAGTTCGTGCTGCCGGGCCGGCGGATGGTCTTCGCCGGCTCCGGGCCGGTCGCCCTGGCCTTCCCCTCGCAGCTCGCCCACTACGGCGCGCACATCGTCGCCGCCCTGGAGGCCGGCCCGGCCCCGCGGCCCGGCGACGTGCTGCGCGTCGGTGCTGCAGCCTGGGGCAACGGCGTCCTGCTGCGCGACGCCGCCCGCTACCGCGCCGGCCTGCTGCGCCACCGCGTCCCGGTCCGCTACGGCCGCATCGTGGTGCGCGCCGAGGGCGCCGGTCGCGTCGAGCAGGTCGTCCACGCCGCCGTCGACCGCGACTGGCGAGTGCTCCCGGGCACCGAGGAGACCGTGGCGGCCGACGTGCTCTGCGTCGGCTACGGCTTCGTGCCCTCCTTGGAGCTGCTCCGGCTCGCGGGCTGCGAGACCACCTTCGACGAGGACCTCGGCGGTCGCGTGGTCCGCAAGGACGAGTGGGGCCGGACCTCGGTCCCCGGCGTGTACGCCGCGGGCGACGGCACCGGCGTCGAGGGCTCCTACGTGGCCATCGACGAGGGGGTGCTCGCCGCCCTCGGGGCCGCCCAGGACTCCCAGGTGCTCGACCGGGCCACGGCCGACGACCAGGCCCGCGAGGCCCGCCGGCGCCTGGTGCGCCGGCGCCGGCTGACCCGCGCCACCCACCGGCTCTTCCGCGTCGGCCCCGGCGTCTACGACCTGGCCGACGACCAGACCGTCGTGTGCCGCTGCGAGAACGTCCGGCAGCGCGAGGTGGTCGAGGCCGCCGCCGCCACCGACGACGTCAGCGTGGTCAAGGCGCTCACCCGCGCCGGCATGGGCCCGTGCCAGGGCCGCAACTGTGCGCGCCACGTCGCGGCGGTGATCTCCCGCACCAGCGGCCGCGAGCTGTCGAGCGTCGACTTCGCCACCCCGCGGATGCCGGTGCGCCCGGTGCCGATCGCGGCCATGGCCGACGCCGCGGTCGTCGACCCCGGGCTGTTCGTGGCCCCCGACCCCCAGGGAGAGCGTTGA